One stretch of Aquimarina sp. Aq107 DNA includes these proteins:
- a CDS encoding TetR/AcrR family transcriptional regulator yields the protein MPKTKTSKEEVLSKVIPILRERGICKSSMSELAKACEIQKSHFYYYFNSKEQLIKEVLATVNSYFKHTLFKVIESNSLTIDQKLQKIHGLINKMFKNDHSGCIMANTALETAHLNPIYKDEIKHFFEDFIAGLQLLLAPNYPKEETLSLAEQMVQDLEGGILLMRIYNDHKYVNNAVSRMEKIILKS from the coding sequence ATGCCTAAAACTAAAACATCCAAAGAAGAAGTCTTGAGTAAAGTAATCCCCATACTTAGAGAAAGAGGTATCTGCAAAAGCAGCATGAGCGAATTAGCTAAAGCTTGTGAAATTCAGAAATCTCACTTTTACTACTACTTTAACAGTAAAGAGCAATTAATAAAGGAAGTCCTAGCTACGGTAAACAGTTACTTCAAACATACTTTATTTAAAGTAATTGAAAGTAACTCCTTAACCATCGATCAAAAATTACAAAAAATACACGGACTCATTAATAAGATGTTTAAAAACGATCATAGTGGCTGTATTATGGCAAATACAGCTTTAGAAACTGCTCATTTAAATCCTATTTATAAAGATGAAATCAAACATTTTTTTGAAGACTTCATCGCTGGTTTACAACTATTATTAGCTCCTAATTATCCTAAAGAAGAAACCTTGTCACTTGCAGAACAAATGGTTCAAGATTTGGAAGGTGGAATTTTATTAATGCGTATTTATAATGACCATAAATATGTTAATAACGCTGTTTCTAGAATGGAAAAAATAATACTAAAATCTTAA
- a CDS encoding alpha/beta fold hydrolase gives MNSFTIQSNDGYPISAHEFVPKNPTNKTIVFAPAVAVPQKFYFNIANYLAEKGCNVFTFDYRSIGSSNSKSIKSLKNQGFFSWAMDFNAVSKYVKTKFPNNNQYMVGHSYGGNSVGFSDAFQYYDKYITIGSQFGFYKHFTPRMRFLIYLNFKFFVPITTSVLGYYPSGWFGLGRPLTTKAAKDWAVFLLHPDSMLHFTKGSSKTYYKKIKESMLLISIDDDLFAPKKSVDILADRVYSNALTTRKHLKPSDYNLKTIGHFDFFRKKNQDILWPIIDQWFEL, from the coding sequence ATGAACTCATTTACTATTCAATCTAACGATGGATACCCTATTTCGGCTCATGAATTTGTTCCAAAAAATCCTACTAATAAAACTATTGTATTTGCACCAGCAGTTGCAGTACCCCAAAAGTTTTATTTTAATATCGCCAATTACCTTGCAGAAAAAGGATGCAACGTATTTACTTTTGACTATCGCAGTATTGGCTCTTCTAATTCTAAAAGCATTAAATCTTTAAAAAATCAAGGATTTTTCTCTTGGGCGATGGATTTTAATGCGGTTTCTAAATATGTGAAAACGAAATTTCCAAATAACAATCAATATATGGTTGGGCATAGTTATGGAGGAAACAGTGTAGGTTTTAGCGATGCTTTCCAATACTATGATAAATACATAACCATAGGATCTCAATTTGGTTTTTATAAACATTTTACTCCTAGAATGCGTTTTTTAATATATTTAAATTTCAAATTCTTCGTTCCAATCACTACTTCCGTTTTAGGATATTATCCATCTGGTTGGTTTGGACTAGGAAGACCATTGACCACAAAAGCAGCAAAAGATTGGGCTGTTTTTTTATTACATCCTGATTCTATGTTACATTTTACAAAAGGTAGCTCCAAAACTTATTATAAAAAGATAAAAGAATCTATGTTACTTATTAGTATTGATGATGATCTTTTTGCTCCTAAAAAATCGGTAGATATCCTGGCAGATAGAGTATACAGCAACGCCCTTACTACAAGAAAACATTTAAAACCTTCGGATTACAATTTAAAAACAATTGGACATTTTGATTTTTTTAGAAAGAAAAATCAAGATATCTTGTGGCCGATAATAGATCAATGGTTTGAACTATAA
- a CDS encoding alpha/beta hydrolase produces the protein MQKEVVYQSTNTFDTLNELTDQTKTVWLVFHGIGYLSRYFIRLFQSLDAEDNYIIAPQAPSKYYKNNDYKRVGSSWLTKENTGTETKNVLNYVDAIMELEKLPASVNFVVLGYSQGVSIASRWIASRKIQPNAFVMISGGFPKELKKDDFTFLNQTTKVTHILGENDPYFEIKKVEAEKIRVKEILPQIEFRSHPGGHELDIETVKNIF, from the coding sequence ATGCAAAAAGAGGTTGTCTATCAATCTACTAACACATTTGATACATTGAATGAATTAACCGATCAAACCAAAACAGTTTGGCTTGTTTTTCATGGAATCGGCTATTTAAGTAGATATTTCATCCGTTTGTTTCAAAGTCTTGATGCTGAAGATAATTATATTATTGCTCCGCAAGCTCCTTCTAAATATTACAAAAACAATGATTATAAGAGAGTAGGATCTAGTTGGTTAACTAAAGAAAATACTGGGACAGAAACTAAAAATGTGCTCAATTATGTAGATGCGATTATGGAATTAGAGAAACTACCAGCTTCTGTGAATTTTGTGGTTTTAGGATATTCTCAAGGAGTTAGTATCGCTAGCAGATGGATCGCAAGTAGAAAAATACAACCAAATGCGTTTGTAATGATTTCTGGTGGATTTCCAAAGGAATTGAAAAAAGATGATTTCACTTTTCTAAACCAAACCACTAAAGTGACCCATATTTTAGGTGAAAATGATCCTTATTTTGAAATCAAAAAAGTAGAAGCTGAAAAAATACGTGTAAAAGAGATATTACCGCAAATAGAATTTAGATCACATCCTGGCGGTCATGAATTAGATATTGAAACTGTTAAGAACATTTTTTGA
- a CDS encoding nuclear transport factor 2 family protein, whose amino-acid sequence MTKEEVAKRYLFLLEKGDVPKVVDLFTDDGIVVSPLYGTLSAAKFYKDLSEDTNSSKLHLDGIFLEKDTNRLSLLFDYEWILKNNEKVNFKVVDILDLSEDNKIQKLTIIYDTVNSRRLRDTL is encoded by the coding sequence ATGACAAAAGAAGAAGTAGCAAAGAGATATCTTTTTTTATTAGAAAAAGGTGATGTACCAAAAGTAGTAGACCTATTCACTGATGATGGTATTGTGGTATCTCCTTTATATGGCACATTATCAGCAGCTAAATTTTATAAGGATTTATCAGAAGACACGAATTCTTCTAAACTTCATTTAGATGGAATATTTTTAGAGAAAGATACTAATCGCCTTTCCTTACTTTTTGATTATGAATGGATACTTAAGAATAATGAAAAAGTGAATTTTAAAGTAGTTGATATTTTAGATCTTTCAGAAGATAATAAAATTCAAAAATTAACTATTATCTATGATACAGTTAATTCAAGAAGATTGAGAGATACTTTATAA
- a CDS encoding DinB family protein: MQSLLTPEEYNPYYGIFIDKSESENIVQGLQQGKKKFIEFVNTIPNEKLTYAYEEGKWTIAEVIQHIIDTERIFSYRALRFARKDQTPLIGFDQDAYVPNSNANTFSIEDLIEEFEAVRNSSITLYKRFTSEMLNQIGEASGSPMSARAAGYILSGHQNHHVEIIKERYL; this comes from the coding sequence ATGCAATCTTTACTTACACCAGAAGAGTATAATCCGTACTATGGGATTTTTATAGATAAATCAGAAAGTGAGAATATCGTACAAGGTTTACAACAAGGGAAAAAGAAATTTATAGAATTTGTAAATACTATTCCTAATGAAAAGTTGACATACGCTTACGAAGAAGGTAAATGGACTATTGCAGAAGTAATACAGCATATAATTGATACAGAACGCATATTTTCATATAGAGCGCTTAGGTTTGCCAGAAAGGACCAAACTCCTTTGATTGGATTTGATCAAGATGCTTATGTGCCAAACTCTAATGCAAATACATTTAGTATTGAAGATCTTATAGAGGAATTTGAGGCTGTAAGGAATAGCTCAATTACATTATATAAAAGATTTACATCAGAGATGTTAAATCAAATAGGAGAGGCGAGTGGTAGTCCTATGAGCGCTAGAGCTGCAGGTTATATACTTTCTGGTCATCAAAACCATCACGTAGAAATTATTAAAGAAAGGTATTTGTAA
- a CDS encoding S41 family peptidase, with protein sequence MKSLFFGLIISISVFSSKSYSQEKSYSIKDSINVFYDQFFNQLETNYIYRKTVDWTRLKPYIKQQALKSNTFEESLKVCTNLFDSIAGDHMILFVENGIYESNLKRRIGQEDLHSSLLETYAKEPKFNVSVVNEQYGYVFVPGMLLLNATQEELNQKAQEIYDAIIRIDNSAKIKGWIIDLRLNIGGNSNVMLAGLYHLLGDHTVSLYLDADKYVKSRSGLHNGVFYENHQIMAQAKILSKPKPEIPVVLITGIMTASAGEFVAMGFRGRKNMLIVGEESYGLTTANDLFELPFKTKAAITLSYGTDRSGKFTKTIRPEKMVVKEANFEDLSKDKNIIEAIKFIDTKQ encoded by the coding sequence ATGAAAAGTTTATTTTTTGGATTAATTATTAGTATTTCTGTTTTTTCTTCTAAGAGCTATAGTCAGGAGAAATCTTATTCAATAAAAGATAGTATTAATGTTTTTTACGATCAATTTTTTAATCAATTAGAAACTAATTATATATACAGGAAAACGGTTGATTGGACTCGGTTAAAACCTTATATTAAACAGCAAGCATTAAAGAGTAACACGTTCGAAGAATCTCTGAAAGTCTGTACAAACCTTTTTGATTCTATAGCTGGCGATCATATGATTCTCTTTGTAGAAAACGGAATCTATGAAAGTAATCTTAAACGTAGAATTGGGCAAGAAGATTTACATAGTAGTCTTTTAGAAACTTATGCAAAAGAGCCAAAGTTTAATGTCAGTGTAGTGAATGAACAGTATGGTTATGTTTTTGTTCCGGGAATGCTATTATTGAATGCAACGCAGGAAGAATTAAATCAGAAGGCCCAGGAGATATATGATGCTATAATAAGAATAGATAATTCAGCAAAAATAAAAGGTTGGATTATTGATTTGAGATTAAATATAGGAGGGAATTCTAATGTGATGCTAGCGGGATTATACCATTTACTGGGTGATCATACTGTATCCCTATATTTGGATGCTGATAAATATGTAAAAAGTCGTTCTGGGTTACATAATGGCGTTTTTTACGAAAATCATCAAATAATGGCTCAAGCTAAAATACTCTCCAAACCAAAACCTGAAATCCCAGTAGTTCTAATTACAGGTATAATGACAGCAAGTGCAGGGGAGTTTGTCGCTATGGGATTTAGAGGAAGAAAAAACATGTTGATTGTTGGAGAAGAAAGTTATGGATTAACTACGGCAAATGATTTGTTTGAATTACCATTTAAGACAAAAGCAGCTATAACACTTAGTTATGGGACTGATAGATCAGGGAAATTTACAAAAACAATTAGGCCAGAAAAAATGGTTGTAAAAGAAGCTAATTTTGAAGATCTATCAAAAGACAAAAATATTATAGAAGCAATTAAATTTATAGATACTAAACAATAA
- a CDS encoding AraC family transcriptional regulator, with amino-acid sequence MNVNSIGFLPLTSFPFPYKYLIGVGFYFYIKSQIEKKASVVSFVEYLLFIPAILYGILRAYWYVMLHSGIDEYIFYRVYQTGFFLYNDFVYLTFNLILMIYILGFINKNKEIIKGSLSIRKNWEWLSTFSWMFIVFIILNLLHQIIAILFNLEDSGEFYYVILVLNSLYIYWIGFVGFTKSNLLFKTFYLKDRKEDEIDSVLKNKIEYYMKTEEIFTNQNLKVSDLASLLPISEKELSLYIHDTYHMSFNDFINTYRIEKVKTLLVSSEEKKFTLLAIAEKSGFSSKSSFNAVFKKITGLTPTQYKKEHTN; translated from the coding sequence ATGAATGTCAATTCAATAGGTTTTCTTCCTTTGACTTCTTTTCCATTTCCATATAAGTATCTTATTGGTGTGGGATTTTATTTTTATATAAAAAGCCAAATAGAAAAAAAAGCTTCCGTTGTTTCCTTTGTTGAATATCTATTGTTTATTCCCGCAATTTTGTATGGAATCTTAAGAGCTTATTGGTATGTGATGCTCCATAGTGGTATTGATGAATATATTTTTTATAGAGTATATCAAACAGGTTTTTTTCTATATAATGATTTTGTTTATCTGACGTTTAACCTAATTCTCATGATATATATCCTAGGATTTATTAATAAGAATAAAGAGATAATCAAAGGTTCTTTATCAATACGTAAAAATTGGGAATGGTTGTCCACGTTTTCCTGGATGTTTATTGTATTTATTATTCTTAATTTACTTCATCAAATTATAGCAATTCTTTTTAACCTTGAAGATAGTGGAGAATTTTATTATGTAATATTAGTTTTAAATTCTCTCTATATCTATTGGATAGGTTTTGTTGGTTTTACCAAATCTAATCTATTGTTTAAAACTTTTTACCTAAAAGATCGTAAAGAAGATGAGATAGATAGTGTATTGAAGAATAAGATAGAGTATTATATGAAGACAGAGGAAATTTTTACAAATCAAAATCTCAAAGTTTCTGATCTAGCGTCTTTATTACCAATATCAGAAAAAGAACTATCCCTATACATCCACGATACGTATCATATGTCTTTCAATGATTTTATAAATACTTATAGAATCGAAAAGGTAAAAACACTGTTGGTTTCTTCTGAAGAAAAAAAGTTTACATTATTAGCAATTGCAGAAAAATCAGGTTTTAGTTCAAAATCTTCATTTAATGCGGTATTCAAAAAGATAACAGGTTTAACACCTACTCAATATAAGAAAGAGCATACTAACTAA
- a CDS encoding DNA alkylation repair protein: MTYDEIIVYLNELKDPEKIIFKEKKFGIVAHNSLGIYHKDLKELAKDIGNGRNDLALQLFDSKIYEGRLLCSKLFDPNDVTEELMEKWVKTFENWEICDSFCMGLFAKSKFALAKIIDWTKRKPEFEKRAGFTIMAAYCMADKKSDNELFEQFFPIIKKEANDDRLYVKKAINWALRNIGKRNIDLNKKAIKVANQLLELKSSSAIWIAKNALNELQKENVRISDYPRNIYRTKN; this comes from the coding sequence GTGACTTACGATGAAATAATAGTATATCTTAATGAGTTAAAAGACCCTGAAAAGATAATTTTCAAAGAGAAGAAATTTGGAATTGTAGCTCATAATTCCTTAGGCATATATCATAAAGATCTAAAAGAATTAGCGAAAGATATTGGAAATGGTAGAAATGATCTTGCTTTGCAGCTTTTTGATAGTAAAATATATGAAGGTAGGTTGTTGTGTAGTAAATTATTTGATCCTAATGATGTTACAGAAGAACTGATGGAGAAATGGGTAAAAACCTTTGAAAACTGGGAAATTTGTGACAGCTTCTGTATGGGACTGTTTGCTAAAAGTAAATTTGCACTGGCTAAAATAATTGATTGGACAAAGAGAAAACCCGAATTCGAAAAAAGAGCTGGTTTTACTATTATGGCTGCTTATTGTATGGCTGATAAAAAATCAGATAATGAATTGTTTGAACAATTTTTTCCAATCATTAAAAAAGAAGCAAATGATGACAGATTATATGTGAAAAAAGCAATAAATTGGGCTTTGAGAAATATTGGAAAGAGAAATATAGATTTAAATAAAAAAGCTATAAAAGTTGCTAATCAATTATTAGAATTAAAGAGCTCTTCTGCAATTTGGATAGCAAAAAATGCATTAAACGAATTGCAAAAAGAAAATGTACGAATCTCTGATTACCCAAGAAATATATATAGAACAAAGAATTAA
- a CDS encoding S9 family peptidase produces MNRIFIIFSFFFFTIFSFSQDVSGDWIGEVNVNGNKLEIAFNVEKVANDYVSTLSILKQGLSGAKASATVFTDSIITISFSDLKLEYKGRLNDKMEIIGNFSQSGHPIPLNLKKGTITLNRPQEPKPPFNYHSENVVFVNKDDNVKLSGTLTVPKEKSNYPLAIIVSGSGAQNRDGDMFGHKPYFVLANELTKNGIAVFRFDERGVGESEGDFNTVTIDVSAADVKYAIDFLKERKEFNNSKIGLIGHSIGGIVAPKVAVERGDLDFLVLLAAPGINGDKLMLLQKAAFERNLGINELQIQQGQKVVKEAYDIVVNSDLDNISLKDSINSYYSNKYGALFPENQRKMLVEQITGSEVASFIRSQPAVYLEEIDIPVLALNGDKDLQVLVKENLTGIKDALAKGGNQDVEIVALENLNHLFQESESGSLSEYAEIEQTFSPKALTLIIDWVKKKTK; encoded by the coding sequence ATGAATAGAATATTTATCATCTTCTCTTTTTTCTTTTTTACGATTTTTTCGTTTTCTCAAGATGTTTCTGGGGATTGGATTGGAGAAGTAAATGTTAATGGAAATAAGTTAGAAATAGCTTTTAATGTAGAAAAGGTTGCTAATGATTATGTATCAACACTTAGCATTCTAAAACAAGGATTAAGTGGTGCTAAAGCTTCAGCTACAGTTTTTACAGACTCAATAATAACTATTTCATTTTCCGATCTTAAACTAGAGTATAAGGGAAGACTTAATGATAAGATGGAGATTATTGGCAATTTTTCGCAAAGCGGTCACCCTATTCCTTTGAACCTTAAAAAAGGAACTATTACATTAAATAGACCTCAAGAACCCAAACCACCATTCAATTATCATTCTGAAAATGTAGTATTTGTTAATAAAGATGATAACGTGAAGTTAAGTGGAACTCTAACAGTACCAAAAGAGAAGAGTAATTATCCTTTGGCTATTATAGTTAGTGGTAGCGGTGCACAAAATAGAGATGGAGATATGTTTGGTCATAAACCATATTTTGTATTGGCAAATGAATTAACAAAGAACGGGATAGCTGTATTTCGTTTTGATGAAAGAGGTGTGGGCGAATCGGAAGGAGATTTTAATACGGTTACTATAGATGTCTCTGCCGCTGATGTCAAGTATGCAATAGATTTTTTAAAAGAAAGAAAGGAATTTAATAATTCTAAAATAGGACTAATAGGTCATAGTATTGGTGGTATTGTCGCTCCTAAAGTTGCCGTAGAAAGGGGTGATTTAGATTTTTTAGTTTTATTAGCTGCGCCAGGAATAAATGGAGATAAATTAATGCTTTTGCAAAAAGCTGCATTCGAAAGAAATCTTGGAATCAATGAATTACAAATTCAACAAGGTCAGAAAGTAGTAAAGGAAGCTTATGATATAGTAGTGAATTCCGACTTAGATAATATTTCATTAAAAGACAGTATTAATTCATATTACTCTAATAAATATGGGGCACTATTTCCAGAGAATCAAAGAAAAATGCTGGTAGAACAGATTACTGGTTCAGAAGTAGCTAGTTTTATTAGGTCGCAACCTGCAGTATATTTGGAAGAAATTGATATTCCTGTGTTAGCTCTAAATGGAGATAAAGATCTGCAGGTTTTAGTAAAAGAAAATTTAACCGGAATTAAAGATGCCCTTGCAAAAGGAGGTAACCAAGATGTAGAAATTGTAGCCTTAGAAAATCTAAATCATCTTTTTCAAGAATCAGAAAGTGGTTCATTAAGCGAATATGCCGAAATAGAACAGACTTTTTCTCCTAAGGCGTTAACCTTAATAATAGATTGGGTGAAAAAGAAAACAAAATAA